Part of the Paludisphaera borealis genome, ACCGACGGCTGGCACGACGTCCGCCTCAAGCGCGAGCCCGGCAGCGGCCTGATCGAGGTCTACTTCGACGACATGACGAAGCCCGTCATGACGACCCACGATAAGACCTTCCCACACGGGCGGATCGGCCTCGGCTCGTTCGACGACACCGGGATGTTCGACGACCTCGTCGTGAAGCGCGCGGACGGCCGTTGACCTCGACCGTCCTTCCGGGTCGCGACGCTACCGCAACGCCTCCGGCAATTCGAGAGCCGTCCACTCGACCTTCACGACTCCCGGGCGCTCGGACCATTCTCTCACGGGAATCCGTCGCGGTTCCGACGCCCGCGCCCGCCACTTCAGCTCGCAGCGAAGCATCCAGCGTTCGTCGGCCTTGTCGTAACAAACCTCCGAGGACTTGATCGAGAACCCCTGGCCGACAATGTCGCCGCGGACCTCGTCCTCGGTCGGCCCGCTCAGCGACGACGTCAACGACAGAACACCCCGGTGATCCTGAAGCATGTGCGACTCCCATCGCTTGAGGCTCGTCAGCACCAACATTCCGATCGCCAGCGCGGCGACGCCCAGAACGAGTTGGCCGCCGCCGAAGCAAAGTCCGAGGATGGTCACAAACCAGAGCGTGGCGGCCGTCGTAACGCCCAGGACGACGTCGCCCCGCTTGAGGATCGCCCCGCCGCCGATGAATCCCATGCCAGTCAAAATGCCGAGCGGCAGTCGCATCAAGTCGAGCATCACAAAAGAGCTGGACGCCCTCCCCGCGGTCGCCAGCATCAGGTTGACCTGGATCATCGACACCGAGGCGGCCAGGCAGACCAGCATCGTCGTCCGGAGCCCCGCCGCCCGCCCATGCTCGCCACGGTTCACCCCGACGATCGCGCCAGCCGCGACGGTGAGCGCCAGCCGCAAGACGACCTCATACCATTCAACATGCGTGGACATACGAATTCCCCGACCTCGTACCAATCATCGCCCGACCCAAGAACGTCGTGAGCCGAAGATACCCGATCAAGGGACGGTCGGCCGCATCAGTCCGCGACGTTAAGCCATGACCGAAATGCAATTGTGGAAGAATCCAATGCCGGATATCGTCTCGCCATGATCCGGCCCCGGGCTTCACGCCCGATCGGCCGGATCAGGATCGAGGGCGATGGAGGATCGTCCGAGGCAATGATTTACGAC contains:
- a CDS encoding MgtC/SapB family protein; this encodes MSTHVEWYEVVLRLALTVAAGAIVGVNRGEHGRAAGLRTTMLVCLAASVSMIQVNLMLATAGRASSSFVMLDLMRLPLGILTGMGFIGGGAILKRGDVVLGVTTAATLWFVTILGLCFGGGQLVLGVAALAIGMLVLTSLKRWESHMLQDHRGVLSLTSSLSGPTEDEVRGDIVGQGFSIKSSEVCYDKADERWMLRCELKWRARASEPRRIPVREWSERPGVVKVEWTALELPEALR